The Primulina huaijiensis isolate GDHJ02 chromosome 6, ASM1229523v2, whole genome shotgun sequence genomic sequence TTCTAGTCTTGAGGAAACCATAGAAAAGATTGACGATTATCTGTTGTTTGAGCCCCGATACCTGCACGGGGACATAGTTTGCATGGCATCTGACCCGTCAGGACAAATAGGAAAGGTCATTGATATGGACATGATCGTGGAGTTGGAGAGCATTTGTGGAAGCAAAATTCATAATATCAGTTCTGAAAAACTCCAGAAAATACGCCCCATTTCTGTTAACGACTTTGTGGTTCATGGAATGTGGCTCGGCAAAGTCGAAAAGATAGTCGACAGTGTGACTGTCTTATTTGACGATGGTAGAAAGAGCCAATTATCCACCAACGGCCCAGATAATATTATTTCCTTATCTCCAGATTTAGTTGAAGATCCCCAGTATCCTTTCTATCCCGGACAAAGAGTTCAGGTTGAGTCTTCTCTATCTAAGTCAACTAATTGGTTGTGCGGGTGATAGGAGGGGTAAACGAGATCTAGGAACCATCTGCAGAGTTGATGCTGGACTCGTGTACGTTGATTGGCTTGATTGTGTTGGCATCAACGGTGAGAAATGTCCCGCTCCGCCTCGTTTACAAAATTCAAAAGATTTATCGTTTTTCCCATGTTTTCCCTATGGAAATTGGAAACTTGGTGATTGGTGTGTTCTTCCAAATGAGCAGAATTTGCCAAGCTTATACACGTCTCAGCTGATTGAAGGAAGTAAGAAATCTGAAACACCAAGCGAGACTAAGACAGCTGTTATTGTGAAGACAAAGACTATGGTTGATGTACAGTGGCAGGATGGCAGCCAATCACTAGGACGTGATTCATGTACACTTCGCCCAGTCGATATTCTAGATCTCCATGATTTTTTGCCCGATTCATATGTGCTGGAAAAGAGAACAGTTGATTTGGAGCCTcctgaaaacaaaaaatttggtATTGTCAGATGTGTGGATTGTAAAGAACGAATGGTAAAGGTGAAATGGTGCATGTCCTCTgtgaatgaaaattttgatgacaAAATGCAGGTGGAAGAGATTGTGAGTGCTTATGAATTGATCGAGCATCCAAGTTATGCGTACAGGCCAGGTGAGGCAGTTTTTAGGAAGGGCAGGTTTGTTGATGTTTTCACAGATTGCAGTTCGTTGGCGAACTCTGATCTTGAAAATGGCAGCGATCAGACTGAATATCTCAGAAATAATTTCTTATCTCGCATCGGGATTATAATAGCTTTAAGAAATGGAGAGATTGAAGTAAAATGGGCTACAGGTACCATAAGTAAGGTATGCATTCTCGACACTTTGTTGCTAAAATTCTGCAGCTTCGgtattaaattcaaaatttcatatttgtACTTTTCTAAAAGTGCTAATTCAATATTCAACATCATAACAGGTTGCCCCATATGAGATCTATCATGTTGATAAGTGCGAAGGGACGACTTCTACTCTCATGCACAGCGGTGAAAATGTTCTGCAACCTAATGAGGTTATTCAAGTGAAGGACGACCAATTGTTAGGCCAAAAAATAAAGGTAGCACCAACATACTCTCTTCCTTTATGTATGTTGCATGAATTTGTGCTATCTTTCACTTTCAAGAACGTAAAACCAGTTGCAGTTAAGGTAAATAACCGAAAACTGTAAAAGAATCG encodes the following:
- the LOC140978157 gene encoding LOW QUALITY PROTEIN: probable ubiquitin-conjugating enzyme E2 24 (The sequence of the model RefSeq protein was modified relative to this genomic sequence to represent the inferred CDS: inserted 2 bases in 1 codon) is translated as MDSLLNDFDSYSETSSSDYQDDLESLYGGQARSIFSSLEETIEKIDDYLLFEPRYLHGDIVCMASDPSGQIGKVIDMDMIVELESICGSKIHNISSEKLQKIRPISVNDFVVHGMWLGKVEKIVDSVTVLFDDGRKSQLSTNGPDNIISLSPDLVEDPQYPFYPGQRVQVESSLSKSTNWLCGXDRRGKRDLGTICRVDAGLVYVDWLDCVGINGEKCPAPPRLQNSKDLSFFPCFPYGNWKLGDWCVLPNEQNLPSLYTSQLIEGSKKSETPSETKTAVIVKTKTMVDVQWQDGSQSLGRDSCTLRPVDILDLHDFLPDSYVLEKRTVDLEPPENKKFGIVRCVDCKERMVKVKWCMSSVNENFDDKMQVEEIVSAYELIEHPSYAYRPGEAVFRKGRFVDVFTDCSSLANSDLENGSDQTEYLRNNFLSRIGIIIALRNGEIEVKWATGTISKVAPYEIYHVDKCEGTTSTLMHSGENVLQPNEVIQVKDDQLLGQKIKDVLGLNHDNSRDSGSISFSEAALSVCTSITSSLFQSLSTALFGSYRGTSMDAINHGKPKGEDALELCNMDVGGQLLMVDDSKTHQTITSEESKESSDDTTLPSCSKHPILFKQFDIVSGCLEHHFVNASGTGLQCSQMKRGWLKKVHQEWNILEKNLPETVYARVYEDRIDLLRAAVIGTAGTPYHDGLFFFDVHLPPQYPNEPPMVRYNSGGLRINPNLYESGKVCLSLLNTWKGSDTEIWNPGSSTILQVLLSLQALVLNEKPYFNEAGYDSQIGKAEGEKNSLNYNENAFLVSCTSMLYILRKPPKHFEGFVEEHFSRRGNSILLACKAYMEGAPVGYPFRIRETEQENRKGSSAGFKIMLSKLYPRLVEAFSGNVCAKKISVSVWLCSDLLFQRGVTLLAHTSTKKFYTYM